Part of the Aquimarina sp. MAR_2010_214 genome is shown below.
GATTAAAAGGAACTAAATATAGTGGAAGTAGTGTAAAAGAAATAGTAGTTAAGGCAGCGGAAAAATCGAAGATAAACAGGAGAGTAACTCCGCATATGTTAAGGCATAGTTTTGCTACTCATCTTTTAGAAAATGGTACTGACTTAAGGTATATTCAGACGCTGCTAGGACATGGTAGTACAAAAACAACAGAAATTTATACTCAAGTGGCAATAAACAATTTCAAATCAATTAAAAATCCACTAGATTTGTAATAAATACATGGAATGTAATAGCAATTGCTATTACAACATTGTTACCTGCAAGCTGAAAATTCAATCGCACAGTCAAGCACATTTCATTTTTTTCGTGCCTCAAAAAAAAAAAAGAGCTTGCCTTTTCCCAACGCTCACTCAGAACAAAAACCAGAATTAAATAGGAATTTAAAAAAATGTCCGTAAATTTGTCCGTGTACGTAAAAACGTCCGTGAATAATTATGGCAACAATTAATTTTTATTTAGACAAACCTGACAAAAAAGGGTTTGCACCAATTCATCTGCGAATAAACTGTAACGGAAGCCAAGTTAAGGTTTCTACAGGACAGAAAATAGAGCCGAAAAACTTCAATAAATCCAAACAAAAAGCGATTGGATTGGGTGTGGAATCTCACGAAATCAATCATTATTTAGATTTCCTAAGAGAACGAGCGGACGAACTTTTGCACCACTCTAATAAAAAAACCTTTGTACAAGACGAAGTTAAAAGCGTATTGAACGAACACATAGAAAATTACAAAGAAAATAGCAATGTAAATATTGTGAAAGAGCAAGTTGCGCTTTATGGAAAACCATTCACTTTTGTAGATTTATTTGCTGGAGCTGGTGGTTTTAGTGAAGGTTTTTTGCAAGCTGAACATAACAATAAATTCTTCGATTTCGTTGTTGCTAACGATATAAATGAAAATTGTGAATTAACTCACGTTGTCCGTTATAATCACCAATTAGGTTTGGATGCTGAGTTTTTAAAACAGGATATTACTGAACCTGACTTTTTAGACAATTTATTAGAAAAAATAGATGGACGTAAAATTGACGTTGTTTGTGGTGGACCACCTTGTCAAAGTTTCAGCCTTGCAGGAAAGCGAAAAAAATTCGATAAAAAAGACGACCTTTTTTCTCACTATTTAGAAGTCATTAAGGTTTTACAACCTAAATACTTTGTGATGGAAAATGTAAAAGGCATTTTGACCAAAGAAGGTGGTAAAATAAAAGAATTAATTATCAAAGAAATCAACTCTATTGTTGACATAAAAGAAATTCCATTACTAAATACATTCATCAAAAAAATACGAAAAGAATCAAATTCTTTCCTTTTTGATAGTATTGTAAAAAGGGTTGAACTTGAAAAACTACTTGAAAAAGACAAGGAAATTGGAAAAGCTGATTTCATCAGCTTTGTAGAGAATAGATTTAAAAAACTGACACCAAAAATTGCAGACTACAAAACCAGTAAAACGGACGAAAACATCAATACAATTCGTCACGGTTTCAACCTTTTGACTCGAACAAAAGAATGGGATAAATTAAAACGTGACATTATCAAAGAAAAAGATTTTTGCAATATCGATAGTGATGATTTCACAAATGCTTTTACTGATTTTCTAACAGAAATAGGCTCTGAAAATGTTATTTCAAAAATTGAGAATTCTTTTAAAGCCTTAAAAGTTACAACAGGTTATAAAAAAGATTGTGAGGATATCATAACTGCATTAAAAATCTACACAACGTCCTTTGATGAATCTATTGAGATATTAAAATCTCATTGTAATAAATCGCAGAAAAAGGAATTAGAAACTATTCTTGAAAGCATAAGACTTTATAAAATAGAACAACCATTTGTTGCTAACGCTTCAAATTATGGTGTTCCTCAAAATAGAGAAAGAGTCCTTTTTATTGGTTGTCGCAAAGACCAAAAATATATTTCGGAAATCCCTGCAACGGTTTCAGAAGAAGAAAAAGTAACCATTTTTGAAGCTTTATACGATTTAGATTTTATTGGTAATAACCAAGAAGCACATCGATATGAAGAAATTGATATTTCTGCTCAATACAACGGAACTGCAAAGAAAATGGCTAAACTTCTCAAAAAAAGAAAAATTGACGGAAAGCCTATTTCTAAAGGTGGAAAATCATTTGCAGAATGGT
Proteins encoded:
- a CDS encoding DNA cytosine methyltransferase: MATINFYLDKPDKKGFAPIHLRINCNGSQVKVSTGQKIEPKNFNKSKQKAIGLGVESHEINHYLDFLRERADELLHHSNKKTFVQDEVKSVLNEHIENYKENSNVNIVKEQVALYGKPFTFVDLFAGAGGFSEGFLQAEHNNKFFDFVVANDINENCELTHVVRYNHQLGLDAEFLKQDITEPDFLDNLLEKIDGRKIDVVCGGPPCQSFSLAGKRKKFDKKDDLFSHYLEVIKVLQPKYFVMENVKGILTKEGGKIKELIIKEINSIVDIKEIPLLNTFIKKIRKESNSFLFDSIVKRVELEKLLEKDKEIGKADFISFVENRFKKLTPKIADYKTSKTDENINTIRHGFNLLTRTKEWDKLKRDIIKEKDFCNIDSDDFTNAFTDFLTEIGSENVISKIENSFKALKVTTGYKKDCEDIITALKIYTTSFDESIEILKSHCNKSQKKELETILESIRLYKIEQPFVANASNYGVPQNRERVLFIGCRKDQKYISEIPATVSEEEKVTIFEALYDLDFIGNNQEAHRYEEIDISAQYNGTAKKMAKLLKKRKIDGKPISKGGKSFAEWSKKGRLIERFKPQTKPFYVKNTEGLENGEKYFDILNNHKTSNQNETVIERLGVILKNGNYRKSQAELEKLNLSTNKRNYNVLKPDEQSSTIMTIADDYIHYNSPRSLTVREMARLQSFDDSFVFQGKRSTGGNNRKTEVPQYTLVGNAVPPLLARAVASEILKYIK